Proteins co-encoded in one Kribbella solani genomic window:
- a CDS encoding HelD family protein, whose protein sequence is MDQTPTSADHNSDGADGADSMERAELAAEQQHVDRVYGRVEEAARSASRIAVDGYQRGQAQNVGRVREEEQTGLYERDVLVFAAARRIAELDAEHEGLVFGRLDSDRGDDEPQAPAAAGLDKLYVGRIGVRDAEYEPLVIDWRAPAAEPFYRATATDRQKVVRRRVLRNKGPRIVGLEDDLLAPERAPEDLPVMGEGALMASLSRARGHTMRDIVATIQAEQDKAIRSTARGVTVIGGGPGTGKTVVALHRAAYLLYSDRRRFERGGVLVVGPSAAFMAYIERVLPSLGENTVSLRAVGELVDGVKATAVDEAEVAAIKGSLRMRGVLSRAARDRVPTAPTTLRVFIGGATVELDANQLDNVRRNALRRTARNRAAAEARKGLIAALWQRFPEDLRTGPLGDREAFGDRATDTPAFRTFFGQWWPVVTPEAALRWLGDPRRLQRWARNELTPREVDALARGIRTTDEFTIADVALLDELTTLLGRPLATENTDEEFDWLEGLSEGVNEVLTSSERRARAAAAREAEEPEEYAHVLVDEAQDLSPMQWRMVTRRGPQASWTIVGDPAQSSWPDPDEARGAMDSMLSHLQRHTYRLSTNYRNSAEIYSFAGEVIRQSIPDADLPNAVRSTGVEPDHRVFDDGKVSQAAGEAAAELLQLVEGTVGVIVPPALRPIVEPVLAELGDPRVVAVSPLDSKGLEYDGVVVVEPDRIVSDTLGGVRALYVVLTRATQRLITINSTTQWLPTRDS, encoded by the coding sequence GTGGACCAAACCCCCACATCGGCCGATCACAACTCTGATGGCGCCGACGGCGCCGACAGCATGGAGCGGGCTGAGCTGGCGGCTGAGCAACAACATGTCGACCGGGTGTACGGCCGGGTCGAGGAGGCCGCCCGGTCGGCGTCCCGGATCGCCGTCGACGGCTACCAGCGCGGCCAGGCGCAGAACGTCGGCCGGGTACGCGAGGAGGAGCAGACCGGTCTGTACGAGCGGGACGTGCTCGTGTTCGCCGCCGCTCGCCGGATCGCAGAGCTGGACGCGGAGCACGAAGGCCTGGTGTTCGGCCGGCTGGACTCGGACCGGGGTGACGACGAGCCGCAGGCGCCGGCCGCGGCCGGGCTCGACAAGTTGTACGTCGGCCGGATCGGGGTCCGTGACGCCGAGTACGAGCCGCTGGTGATCGACTGGCGCGCGCCCGCCGCGGAGCCGTTCTACCGCGCCACCGCGACCGACCGGCAGAAGGTCGTCCGCCGCCGCGTACTGCGTAACAAGGGGCCGCGGATCGTCGGCCTCGAGGACGACCTGCTGGCGCCGGAGCGCGCGCCGGAGGACCTGCCGGTGATGGGCGAGGGCGCCTTGATGGCGTCGCTGTCGCGGGCTCGCGGTCACACGATGCGCGACATCGTCGCCACCATCCAGGCCGAACAGGACAAGGCGATCCGGTCGACGGCCCGTGGGGTCACGGTGATCGGCGGTGGACCCGGCACCGGCAAGACAGTGGTCGCGCTGCACCGCGCCGCGTACCTGCTGTACAGCGACCGCAGGCGCTTCGAGCGTGGCGGCGTACTGGTGGTCGGACCGTCAGCGGCGTTCATGGCGTACATCGAGCGGGTGCTACCCAGCCTAGGTGAGAACACCGTCTCGCTCCGCGCCGTCGGCGAGCTGGTCGATGGCGTGAAGGCCACTGCGGTCGACGAGGCCGAGGTAGCGGCGATCAAGGGCTCGCTGCGGATGCGCGGCGTCCTGTCGCGTGCTGCTCGCGACCGCGTGCCAACCGCACCGACCACGCTGCGCGTGTTCATCGGTGGCGCCACGGTAGAGCTGGACGCCAACCAGCTCGACAACGTACGCCGCAACGCACTACGCCGGACTGCACGCAACCGGGCAGCTGCCGAGGCCCGTAAGGGGCTGATCGCCGCGCTGTGGCAGCGGTTCCCGGAGGACCTGCGTACTGGGCCGCTGGGCGACCGTGAGGCGTTCGGTGACCGTGCCACAGACACGCCGGCGTTCCGGACGTTCTTCGGCCAGTGGTGGCCGGTGGTGACTCCGGAGGCGGCACTGCGCTGGCTTGGTGACCCACGTCGGCTGCAGCGCTGGGCCCGGAACGAGCTGACGCCCAGAGAGGTCGATGCACTCGCGAGAGGTATCCGTACGACGGATGAGTTCACCATCGCCGATGTGGCGTTGCTGGATGAGCTGACCACTCTGCTCGGCCGGCCCCTGGCAACTGAGAACACCGACGAGGAGTTCGACTGGCTGGAAGGTCTCAGCGAGGGGGTGAACGAGGTGCTCACCAGCTCGGAGCGCAGGGCGCGCGCCGCGGCAGCCCGCGAGGCAGAGGAGCCGGAGGAGTACGCGCATGTGCTGGTGGACGAGGCGCAGGACCTCTCCCCCATGCAGTGGCGCATGGTCACGCGCCGCGGTCCGCAGGCCAGCTGGACGATCGTCGGCGACCCGGCACAGAGCTCCTGGCCGGATCCGGACGAGGCCCGCGGGGCGATGGACTCGATGTTGTCGCACCTGCAGCGGCACACGTACCGGCTGTCCACCAACTACCGGAACTCGGCTGAGATCTACTCGTTCGCCGGTGAGGTGATCCGGCAGTCGATCCCGGACGCCGACCTGCCGAACGCGGTCCGCAGTACCGGGGTCGAGCCGGACCACCGGGTCTTCGACGACGGCAAGGTGTCCCAGGCTGCCGGTGAAGCGGCCGCTGAGCTGCTGCAGCTGGTCGAGGGCACCGTCGGCGTCATCGTGCCGCCGGCACTGCGGCCGATCGTGGAGCCGGTGCTGGCCGAGCTGGGCGACCCCCGGGTCGTCGCGGTGAGCCCACTGGACTCGAAGGGCCTCGAGTACGACGGTGTCGTGGTGGTCGAACCGGATCGGATCGTCAGCGACACACTGGGCGGCGTACGCGCGCTGTATGTCGTTCTGACCCGAGCGACGCAGCGGTTGATCACGATCAACAGCACCACCCAGTGGTTGCCCACCCGCGACTCCTGA
- a CDS encoding N-acetylmuramoyl-L-alanine amidase gives MLRRPRILAALGAVALPAALVGVSLGGPPAAASPAPAPAAVAATAYQTAAAKYGVPESVLLAVSYAESRWDDHAGAPSTTGGYGPMHLTGLGASEVADLSGKQKVATADSLQTLKKASELTGLDQSSLRNNVTDNINGGAAVLAAYQKSLGLPVGASTSPADWYGAVASYAEAGDKVGAAGFADDVYSIMARGAARTTNTGQQIAMPALAVKPDKSQVDKLSLPAGVQPSKSDVECPVSLGCEWLPAPYSQFGDGDYGNHDLANRPKTGKIDYIVIHDTEGHWQGVLNLVQDPTYVSWQYTMRSSDGHTWQHVKAKDVAWHAGNWYVNQHSIGIEHEGFAPQGATWFTESLYRNSAKLVRYLAVKNNIPLDRAHIIGHDQVPGTLPSTVRGMHWDPGPYWDWEHYMDLVGAPIWGKSVLPVRAGSIVTIKPGFQGNVQVVDNCDTPGTPCKPQGTNFVYLRQAPDDNAPLVKDLGLHPDGSNGTTDVSDMGSRAAAGSQYVVAQRQGDWVAVWYLGALGWFKSPASAPDAFVKPGLVVKPKAGKTSVPVYGRAYPEQSAYPAGIPYQTVTPLQYTIGAGQAYPVGDLNIETDYYRAVTFDGQPPTDHVQVIGKDRYYQIWFGHRMAYVRAADVDVRPAI, from the coding sequence ATGCTGCGTCGTCCGAGAATTCTTGCCGCACTGGGTGCGGTAGCGCTGCCGGCCGCACTGGTCGGCGTGTCGTTGGGAGGTCCACCCGCCGCGGCGTCACCAGCGCCCGCGCCGGCCGCGGTCGCCGCTACGGCGTACCAGACGGCCGCCGCGAAGTACGGCGTGCCGGAGTCCGTCCTGCTGGCCGTTTCGTACGCCGAGTCCCGCTGGGACGACCACGCCGGCGCACCGAGTACGACCGGTGGGTACGGCCCGATGCACCTCACCGGACTGGGTGCGTCGGAGGTCGCTGACCTGTCCGGTAAACAGAAGGTCGCGACAGCCGACTCACTGCAGACGCTGAAGAAGGCGTCCGAGCTGACCGGGCTCGACCAGAGCTCACTGCGTAACAACGTCACCGACAACATCAATGGTGGCGCCGCGGTGCTGGCGGCGTACCAGAAGTCGCTGGGGCTTCCGGTTGGCGCCAGTACCTCACCGGCTGACTGGTACGGCGCTGTTGCGTCGTATGCAGAAGCAGGGGACAAGGTCGGCGCGGCTGGGTTCGCCGACGACGTCTACTCGATCATGGCGCGCGGCGCGGCCCGTACGACGAACACGGGTCAGCAGATCGCGATGCCGGCGCTGGCAGTGAAGCCGGACAAGTCACAGGTCGACAAGCTGTCGCTGCCGGCTGGTGTGCAGCCGTCCAAGTCCGACGTGGAGTGCCCGGTGTCGCTCGGCTGCGAGTGGCTGCCGGCGCCGTACTCACAGTTCGGTGACGGCGACTACGGCAACCACGACCTCGCGAACCGGCCGAAGACCGGCAAGATCGACTACATCGTCATCCACGACACCGAGGGCCACTGGCAGGGCGTACTGAACCTGGTACAGGACCCGACGTACGTGAGCTGGCAGTACACGATGCGGTCGTCGGACGGGCACACCTGGCAGCACGTGAAGGCCAAGGACGTCGCCTGGCACGCCGGCAACTGGTACGTGAACCAGCACAGCATCGGCATCGAGCACGAAGGGTTCGCGCCGCAGGGCGCCACCTGGTTCACCGAGTCGCTCTACCGCAACTCGGCCAAGCTGGTGCGCTACCTGGCGGTCAAGAACAACATCCCGCTCGACCGGGCACACATCATCGGCCACGACCAGGTGCCGGGCACGCTCCCGAGTACGGTCCGTGGCATGCACTGGGACCCGGGACCGTACTGGGACTGGGAGCACTACATGGACCTGGTCGGTGCGCCGATCTGGGGCAAGTCGGTGCTGCCGGTACGGGCTGGGTCGATCGTGACCATCAAGCCGGGCTTCCAGGGCAACGTCCAGGTCGTCGACAACTGCGACACCCCTGGTACGCCGTGCAAGCCGCAGGGCACCAACTTCGTCTACCTGCGCCAAGCACCGGACGACAACGCGCCGCTGGTCAAGGACCTCGGTCTGCACCCGGACGGTTCCAACGGCACCACTGACGTGTCCGACATGGGTTCACGGGCCGCCGCGGGTTCGCAGTACGTCGTGGCACAGCGCCAAGGCGACTGGGTGGCTGTCTGGTACCTGGGCGCGCTGGGCTGGTTCAAGAGCCCGGCGTCCGCGCCGGACGCGTTCGTGAAGCCCGGCCTGGTCGTGAAGCCGAAGGCGGGCAAGACCTCCGTTCCGGTGTACGGGCGCGCGTACCCGGAGCAGTCCGCGTACCCGGCCGGTATTCCGTACCAGACGGTGACGCCGCTGCAGTACACGATCGGCGCCGGACAGGCGTACCCGGTGGGTGACCTGAACATCGAGACCGACTACTACCGGGCTGTCACGTTCGACGGCCAGCCGCCGACCGACCACGTACAGGTCATCGGCAAGGACAGGTACTACCAGATCTGGTTCGGGCACCGGATGGCCTACGTACGCGCGGCAGACGTGGACGTACGCCCCGCCATCTGA
- a CDS encoding helix-turn-helix domain-containing protein gives MAQELYSVEQVASRLGLHVRTIRNYVRDGRLKAVRIGKQYRISRADLEEFTGAPAPLAAVDRPDRHVEASSIVHIDSVDRATADRLSTHIFGALNQPEAVRLRAETIYDEDRAVLKVIVVGDLPSTAELLRLIDLMAGQDQH, from the coding sequence ATGGCGCAGGAGCTGTACTCGGTCGAGCAGGTGGCGAGCCGGCTGGGCCTGCACGTCCGCACCATCCGCAACTACGTCCGCGATGGGCGGCTGAAGGCAGTGCGGATCGGCAAGCAGTACCGGATCAGCCGGGCGGATCTGGAGGAGTTCACCGGTGCGCCCGCGCCGCTGGCGGCCGTGGATCGGCCGGACCGGCACGTCGAGGCGTCCAGCATCGTGCACATCGACTCGGTCGACCGGGCGACCGCGGACCGGCTCAGTACGCATATCTTCGGCGCGCTGAACCAGCCGGAGGCGGTGCGGTTGCGGGCCGAGACGATCTACGACGAGGACCGGGCGGTGCTCAAGGTGATCGTCGTCGGCGATCTCCCCAGCACCGCCGAGCTGCTCCGCCTGATCGACCTGATGGCCGGCCAGGACCAGCACTAG
- a CDS encoding SixA phosphatase family protein: protein MADPSDLLIDRTLVLLRHAKAVPPESMPDLERPLTDRGRADAAAAGRHLVAQGIEADLVLCSPSKRTRETWKQVAEAGVGAGDVWYDKRIYNAGTDELLDVVHEAPAETRTVVVVGHAPGIPWLADELALDGTSPERIELTQKYPTTGLAILHLTCKWADLAANEADLVQYSVPRG, encoded by the coding sequence ATGGCTGACCCGTCGGACCTGTTGATCGACCGAACCCTCGTTCTGCTCCGGCACGCCAAGGCGGTGCCACCGGAGTCGATGCCCGACCTCGAGCGTCCACTGACCGACCGCGGCCGCGCCGACGCCGCGGCGGCCGGCCGGCATCTCGTTGCCCAAGGCATCGAAGCGGACCTGGTCCTGTGCTCGCCGTCGAAGCGCACCCGGGAGACCTGGAAGCAGGTCGCCGAGGCGGGCGTCGGCGCCGGCGACGTCTGGTACGACAAGCGGATCTACAACGCCGGCACGGACGAGTTGCTGGACGTCGTCCACGAAGCACCGGCGGAGACACGGACGGTGGTCGTGGTCGGTCACGCGCCGGGCATCCCATGGCTGGCCGACGAGCTGGCGCTGGACGGCACCAGCCCGGAGCGGATCGAGCTCACCCAGAAGTACCCGACCACCGGTCTGGCGATCCTGCACCTCACCTGCAAGTGGGCCGACCTCGCGGCGAACGAGGCCGACCTGGTGCAGTACTCCGTGCCCCGCGGCTGA
- the metF gene encoding methylenetetrahydrofolate reductase [NAD(P)H], translating into MANGLPSTLPGGAPTIRELLRSGGRSFSFEFFPPKTPEAEEVLWRSIREIEQLRPTFVSITYGAGGTTRDGTIRVTERVAQDTSLTPLGHLTCVAHSRDELRSVIGAYAGAGVRNLLALRGDPPGGPNQPWVAHPEGLNHAVELVELIRSLGDFCVGVAAFPDKHPEATSLAADAAVLAAKARAGADYAITQMFFGADDYFRLVDRSAALGCDMPVLPGVMPVTNIKQIQRMAELTGMALPTAVTERLLAVEDDPRAVREAGIEIATELCERLLAGGAPGIHFITLNRSTATRQVFRNLGASVVS; encoded by the coding sequence ATGGCGAACGGACTTCCCTCGACGCTGCCCGGTGGCGCGCCGACGATCCGCGAGCTGCTCAGGTCCGGCGGCCGGTCGTTCTCGTTCGAGTTCTTCCCGCCGAAGACGCCGGAGGCGGAGGAGGTGCTGTGGCGGTCGATCCGCGAGATCGAACAGCTCCGGCCGACCTTCGTCTCGATCACGTACGGCGCCGGTGGCACTACCCGGGACGGCACCATCCGCGTCACCGAGCGGGTCGCGCAGGACACCTCGCTGACCCCACTCGGCCATCTGACCTGCGTCGCGCACTCCCGGGACGAGCTCCGCTCGGTGATCGGCGCGTACGCGGGCGCGGGCGTACGCAACCTGCTCGCACTTCGCGGCGACCCGCCCGGCGGGCCGAACCAGCCGTGGGTCGCGCATCCGGAGGGCCTGAACCATGCGGTCGAGCTGGTCGAGCTGATCCGCTCGCTCGGTGACTTCTGCGTCGGCGTCGCTGCCTTCCCGGACAAGCATCCGGAGGCGACGTCGTTGGCGGCGGACGCTGCCGTGCTGGCCGCCAAGGCGCGGGCCGGTGCGGACTACGCGATCACCCAGATGTTCTTCGGCGCGGACGACTACTTCCGGCTGGTCGACCGGTCGGCGGCACTCGGCTGTGACATGCCGGTGCTGCCGGGCGTCATGCCGGTGACGAACATCAAGCAGATCCAGCGGATGGCCGAGCTGACCGGGATGGCACTGCCGACCGCCGTCACCGAGCGGTTGCTCGCGGTCGAGGACGATCCGAGGGCGGTCCGTGAGGCCGGGATCGAGATCGCGACCGAGCTGTGCGAGCGGCTGCTGGCGGGCGGCGCGCCGGGGATTCATTTCATTACCTTGAACAGATCGACCGCGACGCGGCAGGTGTTCCGCAACCTCGGCGCATCGGTCGTATCCTGA
- a CDS encoding DUF6504 family protein, with product MWEIDDAVEVHSVFVDGIETPDQFLWRGRLWRVCELRSQWTETAAWWERGVIGTGSTYDAHVAQRTTRAHLNGVAAAANPRSRPAATHPHPAAAAAGAVAAGAAAGTAVAEAGVSAAAVGVLDADWGPQRAVYRVEAGCGRHGRRELFDLAHDPHSGRWQLERVTDR from the coding sequence ATGTGGGAGATCGACGACGCCGTTGAGGTGCACTCGGTGTTCGTGGACGGCATCGAGACCCCTGACCAGTTCCTCTGGCGCGGCCGGCTCTGGCGGGTCTGCGAGCTTCGGTCCCAGTGGACCGAGACGGCCGCCTGGTGGGAGCGCGGCGTCATCGGTACCGGCTCGACCTACGACGCCCACGTGGCCCAGCGCACGACCCGAGCCCACCTGAACGGCGTGGCAGCGGCGGCGAACCCCCGTTCACGCCCCGCTGCCACGCATCCCCACCCCGCTGCCGCTGCTGCCGGTGCTGTCGCCGCCGGTGCCGCTGCTGGTACCGCGGTGGCTGAGGCGGGCGTGTCCGCGGCGGCGGTCGGGGTGCTGGACGCTGACTGGGGTCCACAGCGCGCGGTGTACCGCGTCGAGGCCGGCTGTGGCCGGCACGGACGCAGGGAGCTTTTCGATCTCGCCCACGACCCGCACTCGGGCCGTTGGCAACTGGAGAGGGTGACCGACCGATGA
- a CDS encoding polyprenyl synthetase family protein gives MDGDVDVAAEIQRALSGFLDRQEGRLAALGPELAEQVQAARDATSGGKRLRPAFCYWGFRAAGGDRSLPILTAAASLEMLHVSALVHDDVMDSSDVRRGAPSAHRRFEALQRERGEKSGYGGDPVGFGVGAAILLGDLCLIWADELLHTSGFDAAALARAEQFFDAVRVEVTAGQYLDLVAQASGQSDMDLALRVLRYKSATYTIERPLHVGAALAGGDANLISALSGYGLPLGEAFQLRDDLLGVFGDPAVTGKPAGDDLREGKRTVLIAYAVDRASEAQLTEFDRLFGRPDLDDDEIQLLREILQDCRAVQACEDLITNRTEDALDALDRAPLADDATRKALTDLAVAATARDV, from the coding sequence GTGGATGGCGATGTAGATGTCGCGGCCGAGATCCAGCGCGCGCTGAGCGGGTTTCTCGACCGGCAGGAGGGGCGGCTGGCGGCGCTCGGCCCGGAGCTGGCCGAGCAGGTACAGGCCGCGCGGGACGCGACCAGCGGAGGCAAACGGCTGCGGCCGGCCTTCTGCTACTGGGGTTTCCGGGCCGCGGGTGGTGATCGGTCGCTGCCGATCCTGACCGCCGCGGCGAGCCTGGAGATGCTGCACGTCAGTGCCCTGGTGCACGACGACGTGATGGATTCCTCCGACGTACGGCGCGGCGCCCCGTCCGCTCATCGCCGTTTCGAGGCGCTGCAGCGCGAGCGCGGCGAGAAGAGCGGGTACGGCGGCGACCCGGTCGGCTTCGGCGTCGGCGCCGCGATCCTGCTGGGCGACCTGTGCTTGATCTGGGCCGATGAGTTGCTGCACACGTCAGGCTTCGACGCCGCGGCATTGGCTCGGGCGGAGCAGTTCTTCGACGCCGTACGAGTCGAGGTGACGGCCGGTCAGTACCTCGACCTGGTCGCCCAGGCGAGCGGCCAGTCGGATATGGACCTGGCGTTGCGGGTGCTGCGCTACAAGTCGGCGACGTACACGATCGAACGGCCGCTGCACGTCGGCGCGGCGCTGGCCGGTGGGGACGCCAACCTGATCTCGGCACTGTCCGGCTACGGGCTACCGCTCGGCGAGGCGTTCCAGCTGCGCGACGACCTGCTCGGGGTGTTCGGCGACCCGGCGGTGACCGGCAAGCCGGCCGGTGACGATCTGCGCGAAGGCAAACGGACGGTGCTGATCGCGTACGCGGTCGACCGCGCTTCCGAGGCCCAGCTGACCGAGTTCGACCGGCTGTTCGGGCGGCCGGACCTGGACGACGACGAGATCCAGCTGCTGCGCGAGATCCTCCAGGACTGCCGCGCCGTCCAGGCGTGCGAGGACCTGATCACCAACCGCACCGAGGACGCGCTGGACGCGCTGGACCGGGCACCGCTCGCCGACGACGCCACCCGCAAGGCCCTCACCGACCTGGCCGTCGCCGCCACCGCCCGCGACGTCTAG
- a CDS encoding YbaK/EbsC family protein, producing the protein MSSHPNVQKVAAALRAAGATGEIKILDEAVPTAAAAAAGLGCEVGAIANSLIFDGDGVPVLILTSGAHRVDTAKVAAELGIGKLKRATPEFVKEHTGQSIGGVAPVGHPGQVQTYVDTALEQYPVVWAAAGIPHSVFPTTYAELLGLTNGTPITVN; encoded by the coding sequence GTGAGCAGTCATCCCAACGTGCAGAAAGTCGCCGCCGCCCTGCGGGCCGCCGGCGCGACCGGTGAGATCAAGATCCTGGACGAGGCGGTACCGACCGCGGCCGCCGCGGCCGCCGGCCTCGGCTGCGAGGTCGGCGCGATCGCGAACAGCCTGATCTTCGACGGTGACGGCGTCCCGGTGCTGATCCTGACCTCGGGCGCGCACCGGGTGGACACGGCGAAGGTCGCGGCCGAGCTCGGGATCGGCAAGCTTAAGCGGGCCACGCCGGAGTTCGTCAAGGAGCACACCGGCCAGTCGATCGGCGGCGTCGCCCCGGTCGGCCACCCGGGGCAGGTCCAGACCTACGTCGACACCGCCCTGGAGCAGTACCCGGTGGTTTGGGCCGCCGCGGGCATCCCCCACTCCGTCTTCCCGACCACGTACGCCGAGTTGCTCGGGCTGACCAACGGCACGCCGATCACCGTCAACTGA
- a CDS encoding phytoene desaturase family protein has translation MANVIVIGAGLAGLASAVRLAKLGHQVTICEQDEHLGGVLGRVEADGFSWDAGAASTTLPAALRDLFRKSGRPIESLVQLDPVTEPRRHMFADGSVLDLPVSDRGAQEEAWTGLAGAAVAEQWTALVDKYGDTWQILRKTSLEPPLEDKLPIKTVRALKPWQSLEKVAQRELTDERARAVLRHFAAQGGSDPTLTPGYIGVWSYLERTFGRWTIAGGFGALADALAKRADERKITVRTSAEVAAISTAAGAVTGVRLADGTELPADVVVSDIDPRVLYESLIEDPVAKKVRKKIRSTHQAQAAYVVHLGLKEPVPELPFETVLHGTPTVVVRTGGTAPAGHQAWSVLVHGYPTDDVLDLLVARGLHVRESVVSRQTSPSWWAGVAWEGYKTARRRASNVSPVKGLYCVGAGAHPGSGVPATTLGAAIVADAIGKA, from the coding sequence ATGGCCAATGTGATTGTCATCGGGGCCGGCCTGGCCGGTCTCGCCAGTGCCGTGCGGTTGGCCAAGCTGGGCCATCAGGTCACCATCTGCGAACAGGACGAGCACCTGGGTGGAGTACTAGGTCGTGTCGAGGCGGACGGGTTCAGTTGGGACGCCGGTGCGGCCAGTACGACGCTCCCGGCCGCGCTACGCGATCTGTTCCGCAAGAGCGGCCGGCCGATCGAGAGTCTGGTCCAGCTGGACCCGGTGACCGAGCCACGTCGCCACATGTTCGCTGACGGCTCGGTGCTCGACCTGCCGGTCAGCGACCGCGGCGCGCAGGAGGAGGCGTGGACCGGCTTGGCCGGTGCCGCTGTGGCCGAGCAGTGGACCGCGCTGGTCGACAAGTACGGCGACACCTGGCAGATCCTTCGTAAGACCTCACTGGAGCCGCCGCTCGAGGACAAGCTGCCGATCAAGACGGTCCGCGCGCTCAAGCCGTGGCAGTCGTTGGAGAAGGTCGCACAGCGCGAGTTGACCGACGAACGGGCCCGTGCGGTGCTCCGGCACTTCGCGGCACAAGGCGGTTCGGATCCCACGCTCACCCCGGGGTACATCGGCGTCTGGTCGTATCTGGAGCGGACGTTCGGCCGCTGGACGATCGCTGGTGGTTTCGGCGCGCTGGCGGATGCGCTGGCGAAGCGCGCCGACGAGCGGAAGATCACCGTGCGTACCAGCGCCGAGGTGGCTGCCATCTCGACAGCTGCCGGCGCGGTCACTGGCGTACGCCTTGCCGACGGAACCGAACTGCCCGCTGACGTCGTGGTGAGTGACATCGACCCGCGGGTGCTCTACGAGAGCCTCATCGAGGACCCGGTGGCCAAGAAGGTACGCAAGAAGATCCGGTCGACGCACCAAGCACAGGCGGCGTACGTAGTACACCTCGGCCTGAAGGAGCCAGTACCGGAGCTGCCGTTCGAGACCGTGCTGCACGGCACACCGACCGTGGTGGTGCGGACAGGTGGCACAGCACCAGCCGGGCACCAGGCCTGGTCCGTACTGGTCCACGGCTACCCCACCGATGACGTACTGGACCTGCTGGTCGCCCGTGGACTGCACGTACGGGAGAGCGTGGTGTCCCGGCAGACGTCGCCGTCCTGGTGGGCCGGTGTGGCCTGGGAGGGCTACAAGACCGCCCGCCGCCGCGCCTCGAACGTGTCACCGGTCAAGGGCCTGTACTGCGTCGGTGCGGGCGCCCACCCCGGCTCCGGCGTGCCCGCGACGACGCTGGGCGCCGCGATCGTCGCCGACGCGATCGGGAAGGCCTGA
- a CDS encoding DUF4126 domain-containing protein: MEALPLAVTTGWASGINAYACVLILGLLGRFAGAGDVPHALTTTPVLIAAGALFAFEFVADKIPYIDSAWDAISTVIRPTIGAVLAALMSGQASTLHQALIATTGGLVALLSHAVKSSLRLAINTSPEPVTNIAASSGEDVAVAGVVSLAAFHPEAALIIAGVLLLLGLIGVYFAFRFIRRGYRRFKAWRAQRSSTPATGSGSALPEEK, from the coding sequence ATGGAAGCACTGCCGCTGGCGGTGACGACTGGCTGGGCCAGTGGCATCAACGCCTATGCCTGCGTGCTGATCCTCGGTCTGCTCGGCCGGTTCGCCGGAGCCGGTGACGTACCGCATGCGCTGACCACCACGCCGGTGCTGATCGCCGCTGGTGCACTCTTCGCGTTCGAATTCGTCGCCGACAAGATCCCGTACATCGACTCCGCGTGGGATGCGATCTCCACCGTGATCAGGCCGACGATCGGCGCCGTACTGGCCGCCCTGATGTCCGGTCAGGCAAGCACGCTGCACCAGGCGCTGATCGCTACTACTGGCGGCCTGGTGGCGCTGCTGTCGCATGCGGTGAAGTCGAGTCTGCGGCTGGCGATCAACACCTCCCCCGAGCCGGTCACCAACATCGCCGCGTCCTCCGGGGAGGATGTAGCGGTTGCCGGTGTGGTGTCACTGGCCGCCTTCCATCCGGAGGCGGCGCTGATCATCGCCGGTGTCCTGCTGCTGCTCGGTCTGATCGGTGTGTACTTCGCGTTCCGGTTCATCCGGCGCGGGTACCGCCGCTTCAAGGCCTGGCGAGCGCAACGAAGTAGTACCCCTGCTACCGGAAGCGGCAGTGCCTTGCCTGAGGAAAAGTAA
- a CDS encoding DUF4180 domain-containing protein, with protein sequence MVMLAGLQVHVSESPLHDESEVVQAIVDAYYGHQAEWIAFTPEQLGDEFFELRTGRAGAITQKFVNYKMGLAVVGDIAERVARSTPLADWVRESNRGHNLLFAADLDQLAELLQHRQ encoded by the coding sequence ATGGTGATGTTGGCCGGGCTACAGGTACACGTGAGCGAGTCGCCGCTCCACGACGAGAGCGAAGTCGTTCAGGCGATCGTCGACGCGTACTACGGGCATCAGGCCGAGTGGATCGCGTTCACACCGGAGCAGTTGGGTGACGAGTTCTTCGAGCTGCGCACCGGTCGGGCCGGCGCGATCACGCAGAAGTTCGTCAACTACAAGATGGGTCTCGCGGTAGTCGGTGACATCGCGGAGCGGGTCGCGCGGAGTACGCCGCTGGCCGACTGGGTGCGAGAGAGCAACCGCGGTCACAACCTGCTGTTCGCCGCGGACCTGGACCAGCTGGCTGAACTGCTACAGCACCGGCAGTGA